Proteins from a genomic interval of Methanoplanus endosymbiosus:
- a CDS encoding FKBP-type peptidyl-prolyl cis-trans isomerase, with product MTERKFLVYLLPALLLVFACVLVSGCTGADQAGNGQLSVSDGKTSQVAAQAGDKVSVYYKGTLDDGEIFDQSKEGIPLVFVLGSGRMIEGFDAAVFGMKPGESKTVTLTPDIAYGEYNEGLLFPANRSSFPEGEEPEVGQQFYISDNSGMQYPVTIVDITEDEIILDANHHLAGENLTFEITLESVER from the coding sequence ATGACAGAGAGAAAATTTTTGGTATATTTACTCCCGGCTCTTCTGCTGGTTTTTGCATGTGTGCTGGTGTCCGGATGTACTGGCGCTGATCAGGCAGGTAATGGCCAGTTAAGCGTTTCAGATGGAAAGACTTCACAGGTTGCAGCACAGGCGGGGGATAAGGTGTCTGTATATTATAAAGGAACACTTGATGACGGTGAGATCTTTGATCAGTCTAAGGAAGGAATCCCTCTGGTATTCGTTCTTGGTTCAGGCCGTATGATCGAGGGTTTTGATGCTGCTGTTTTTGGCATGAAACCCGGAGAGTCAAAGACTGTAACACTTACTCCTGATATAGCATATGGCGAGTACAATGAGGGCCTTCTCTTTCCGGCTAACAGATCATCCTTCCCTGAAGGAGAGGAACCTGAAGTCGGCCAGCAGTTTTATATCTCCGATAATTCCGGCATGCAGTATCCGGTTACAATTGTAGATATTACAGAGGATGAGATTATTCTCGATGCAAATCATCATCTTGCAGGTGAGAACCTGACCTTTGAAATAACACTTGAGTCGGTTGAGAGATAA
- a CDS encoding FKBP-type peptidyl-prolyl cis-trans isomerase translates to MPGAEKGDLLLVHFTSRTSEGEIFESSLEGDPQEVRLGEGKINPAFEEALTGMKPGDKKTVTLPAEKAYGNYKSRLVFRMKKKHLNLVGDPEKGDMVNITLPNGKKAFVEVVESSGKYLKVDGNHPMAGEDMEYEIMLVDILPAEKI, encoded by the coding sequence ATGCCAGGGGCAGAGAAAGGAGACCTTTTACTTGTTCATTTTACGAGCAGGACATCGGAAGGCGAAATATTTGAATCATCTCTTGAGGGCGATCCCCAGGAGGTGCGGCTTGGTGAGGGCAAAATAAATCCCGCATTTGAGGAGGCTCTTACAGGCATGAAACCCGGAGATAAGAAAACAGTTACTCTTCCGGCTGAGAAGGCATACGGGAATTACAAGAGCAGGCTCGTCTTCCGGATGAAAAAGAAGCATCTCAATCTTGTGGGAGATCCTGAAAAGGGTGATATGGTAAACATCACACTTCCAAACGGCAAAAAGGCTTTTGTGGAAGTGGTTGAGTCGTCAGGTAAATACCTGAAGGTGGACGGCAATCATCCTATGGCGGGCGAGGATATGGAGTATGAAATTATGCTTGTGGATATACTTCCGGCTGAGAAGATCTGA